tataaataaaataatattataaaaatatcaataaacaaaCTGGCATCAtgctaatatttctttaaaatcctaataaatctGATTAAATTAGTTTCATAtgcttttctataaaatattgtcTGTTACATTTAACTTCAgttttaatatcttcatatatATTGATTaccataagttattattttttttttttttagtgttttaagcTAGTTTACATTTACAACATAGTCTACAGATCAAACTTATAGAAATATTAGGAACATTAGTTTCATGAAAATGAATGTATGTCCATACATTTTATTAGGTCTTTAATGACTGATCTGCTGTCGAACAGTGAGTTCTTGACtttaaataaagtagaattaGTTATGATTATATATCCAATGATTAATAATTCTGCTGCTGTGAAAACGAGGAGAATTAATTCAAACTcttgattaaaaaagataatctaTTAATTACTTAAACCCCCAAGACTGCCTTGGCAgtttataactatttaataaattgtattaatagattcaatatgattaacaaattaaaagtagataaatgtTTTAACCATGTTTAAATTGAATAACTAATAAACTTTCTGataagtgaaaatattattccgcttatttttaaaataactaagattatttatatatttgttaaaaaaaatatcaaattttgtcatcattcatatttattttatttaatattagtttatgcagtgttataattttatatgtagttcaataaaatattgaaattttgattagataagttatttaaatggttttaatataaatttgtgtacagaattctaattatctaaaaataaataaaattactttttttgtttcattatatatacatatatgaaataatttttaaaaaatgattagttaagtaaatatatatttatttttctttggtgcagtaaaaattattaggattgattttaatttcaaatataacaaatttaaaaattcttaaaatttgctaatattaaatatttggtctgttgtactattttaaattttgagttttcaactatcagaaatattattttaattttataaatttgaattaaaatttaccttgaTACCAGTAAAAGTGCTACAGTTAAAGAAGTACAAAGTATTAACTCTGATtgagtagaaatttttattaaaataatttaataaaatatggaaaataaatttctgttgtatgtataaatatgtaactccccttttaatatgttaaaagaatGCATATTTGATTTCTTATCtccaacttttatttataaaaataaatacatttcattctagtaaaataaaaaaatatttatagttttgtgccgtataaaaaaaattaatttttttcaataattatttcatatctaGTACATCAAATAAAAAGTATAGTATATTGATCCTTACAAAATTGAcagaattttaaacaacttaCTTGCTGTACAtgctttttgttaaaatatcaccacccccttttttttaaatggaactgGAGTTGGAGACAAGAgctctaaaaatgtattttttctcaaTGTATAGCAGAAGTAAgtgcaaatatataattttttgtgtattaattgTTTCATAAGCaaagctataaataaaatgtttaaataaatcaataaatctgCTTTGTtgttacatttgaaaatatatattgtataaccatcaaagcaaaaatgaaaaatgtttacaaagttAAGAATATTTCCAGAGGTACCCCTTcatctttattataaaactgataatattaaaacatttttcatgagtTGAAACAACTTTTGTCACTTTATTTAATTGTGTGCAGTTAGAGGTACCTCCAAAAATATTCTTTGTACTGATTTAAGGtaaaaattacttagttttatttctgCTTTCACATGGATTCACTTAGGtatatttgtttgtgtgtgttatGTTCAGATCTAATATGATACAGATGTAATAATGTGCTtagctaataatttaattacccAATCAGTGTTTGatgaaggttattttatttaggtcatttttttatgcagtttgacaaataatatataataaaattaaaatatcatagaGAACTAGGTATTAATTCGAACAAGTTGGAACTGAAAATAGTttagctttaaataatttatgtttttaattactgaataccatttaatatcataaacaaaaaaaaaaatttctggatgaatgtttaaaatactttaatttgttattgtactgtattttatttaaaataatttttggaacaTCTGTTTACAAGTTTGAGAGTACCTTACGAACTTGGGGGTcaccaaaaaataagaaatttttctagGAAATTGtctattttcaaataaactagTTTCAGGTAAAATCTGCCTTGGGTTCCTGAGAGATGCTTTTGCATTCTTCTTAGTAATTTAGTGAAAATCTTTCTCTATGTATTCACTATTGTGTACCATCCCCACACTTTtttcatgtgaatttttttattaatgaactttcACTAACTCATTTTTGAGAATTgagaaatatatgttttaatgcttcaaaagttaaattttttcttttatttaactcttataatagcttctttttttaattagaaaataattttctgtgattattttttgaagaattagGTTTAGATTACTTAACATGATTCTGCACACTAAGTTGCGAGTATGTCACATTTGTTTATATCAAGTGTGGTGTCACAGGACTACAAATTAGCCAAAATgctaaactatatttatatattttttttcattaagaaaaaatttaatgtctaGTTTTTAGTAAtatgaatcaaattttaatattaattttaacatgcaTTTATGTAACTTACGAAGTTTAACTGCtaacatttaacaattaatattttgataaatattatgtgTTATCACTGTGCCTTAAAATACTGCAATAAATAGTAAAGTGgattttcataaatacaatatatttatattttggctAATGTGTTTTAtcaagttattttgttattaacatcttgtacaaaatattaaatttataaaaacaaaaaaaaaataaaatcgcatTTGTTTGCAAATAAACAAATCtgataagtttaataatttatttttattccttcttttaaaatattagcatcagtgtttcattatataataattctgtGTCACACTTTTCAGGTATCATAAATAGTGTATTTTCACTGATATGAAAGAGATTAACGGCAGTAATTATACAGAATGAAAAAACACTACCACccctttttcattatatatattattctaaattcaTGGGAGAAGTACCACATGAGTGAACTAGTGTTCACAGTGTTGGCTGGATCTTACGAATATCTCAACCGAAAGGCCATCGACGTAGCTACTCAGTTGGAAGAAGTATGCTGTAGTGTAACACAGTATTTGAGTTTgatatatttcattgaaatattgaATTGCAGAATTCATGGATTTGATTCTGCATTAAATATGactaaaaacaaaacttgatcattttttgcctttttatttcctctctaaatgtaacaaaaattattaataataaataatattaataaattaataacaattatcagcttgcattacaaTTCACAAGCATATTgctgggttaattgtctgcaataactatATTGTTTGTCAATGGACTTTTACAAagagatgtcattttgttcaaaataaaatccgtaataaattttgtaataagtaaaatttgatcatagaaataattaataatacaaagatattgaagattaaaaaattaagacggCTGCCTTTTTGAAGGtgatgtttttaaagaaaatcataaaatggcgaccagaaggaaaacaaagtcaaataggacttatgttgatatgaacttttttgctcattttggtgtcctgaatcggtACCTGAAGTTTGGGGAATACATCCCAGACCATCCTGTTGGTTgtcgtttttaatttatgtatatttacagttatttatgcattaaaaaacaaatgctaaattgaaaaattgagatttttcaaTCAATGCTAgaggaaaaaatgaattgttaagaTTTAGCAgtgatatgttaatttttttgattgacAAAAGAATAATGCACTTATTTAGTATCAGGTGACCAGTTGTTTGCTCTCTTAGTGACTgcagtttttcttcattattctAATAGCGACATCAGTTTCATTATCTCTGTACATTAATGCCCCAATCTTTATCTGCTTCTTAATCTCAGTCCAATGTAAGTTAAAAGAACTACAATAATAAACTGCTTATAATAGCAGCATTGAAAGAATCGTGATTAAACATTAATGGCTTATTCAAAATCGAACTTGTATTTGCtcattttgtttcatacaatCATTGCAGCTGGACACTGGTAGTGAActaataaatagatgaaaatataaaagtagcAGCTATTTTCTATAACAGAATGTTATGGGCAAGTACATTATGTGCATAGGGCCATAACAAGAAATTATATTACGGTGATCGCATACAATGGtgctgtaatttattaaagagttAAAACATGTTGTCAATAAAACTGATTTcggaattcataaatttttttgttattgctacaaaattcataaacTGCCTGAGTGAACAGTTCACATCAATTGTGTAGCCTAAAAAGGTGGAACAGTACTCCCATCATTTAGAATCATATTTAGCTGAATTCATATGGCAGCAATAGTTACTCAATAAAGATACATTCAATCACATACCAAAGGTGATTGCACACTTCTGACTTCCAGCAACAGTAGCACCATGGCTATTGAGTAACATAATAAGTAAACATGTTATTAACCTAACATTATGTTCTTGATTAATATGTAAGTGGGGAAAAAGACAGGCTCCCCATTAACAGACAAATGTCAGAAGTACTAACTAATACAGATGTATAACTTGGAGTCAGATACAGATAAAACAGAAGGaatcaaatatgataaaaaaaggaaaacaatgaatgagacaaatattaaaataaaacatgagtttaatgttaactttaaagcagtaaaattataagtaatggatgaaataaaaaaactgctgCAAATGACTAAAAAAAACCTTGATTAGTAAATTGTAGAATACTTTTTATAAAGTAtccatttatcatttatttattttatattttgttagttgACAATGTATGCTTCTTAGAAAGAAAGTAACCACTTTAATGAGTTATAGATACTGCCTTAACAGAGGTGGTGATGACATAAGAAGTTGTTTGCTGTTgagaatagttatttaaatttagcaTTCTTGCCTGTACTTTGTCTAAATCTACTGATGAAACCAGCTTCAAAGTGATAAATTATGTTCTATATATCTAAATAgtgactaattttttattaatattaatgcataattaacacacacacacaatatatatatatatatatatatatatatatatatttgtaattacttaagttttagattttattaactgaataatatCTTTTGTCAGATTGTAATTAGGATCTTGAAGATTTTCTACTATACTAAAATGATCttcatttttcatctttatatacTTTGCGTTTGCTCCACATTTCGTCAAAACCTGTCCAAGAAATtgaattccattaattttttttaattctataaaattgatggcaatataatatgaatttgtatcaaatttatgaaaaagtttttaaagatttactcTAATTTTAAACTGTACGATATCAACTTCCCTCATGAGTAGAGACTGTGTGTGTGATGTAATACATTGTTGTATTACAGAAAAAGGAACATGATGTTTTTACTTTACACTATTGTCCAGTGTACAGCTACACATTAGTACTGAAAGTGGCTTATGAAAGAAATAATCAATTAGAGTTCCTTCAAGAGAAATAACATTCAACATACTGGTTTAACCAGTACCTGTGCTGAACAGATGTAAGTTATTACTCTAGACTGAATATCTCATACATTTGGTAGGCTTAGCTAGCTTGTTCTTGAAAACTGGTGAAGAAAACAACAGGAAAACTCCAGTATATATCATCTTCAGGTTACATAAAACTGTTTTTGGTTTTGACACCTAATATACACAATATCTACAACATCCAAAGTATATGTGTACATATTATTTGGcaaagaaaacttataaataaaacagatgaaaaatttaattaatatgcatAGCTTCAGTTGTGGTTAGTTAAAAGTAGGTGAAGTCATCTACCACCTAGtaaattgctaaaaatatatttgctcATTTCATattggttaatatatatttattttttgtgttagaaATAATTCTTTGATGTCCAGTCCATGGATTGGGTCTGTGCAATcctgaaattcagttgaatttccTGCTCTCCCcctcattttaatttaaactctgCAACTAAATTCCTCAAATTTCCTTTAAATCAATATCTTATGTGTTGCAATGTGATATACTAatctaactttaatttttttacatccctACTTGGTGACAAATTTCTTCATCTGTTATTCagtttgtgaattaattttcaattataattgtcaattatttttttctgtagtactgctgttaaaaattattatcattcctCCCATGACTCTACTGTCCAGATCTCTTCCCTATGTAGAACTATAGTCCTGTACTGTTTTGAATTATACTCCAAagaattgttttataatcattttcttGTCATCCAAAAGAAAtcaatattagtaaataatacaataattaaatttcctataaaaataattattagctgTAATGAAtgaataggtttttttattacatttgttattatCGTAGTATGATATATTAggctattttttattctattcgcTATGTAATTTTAGTTCTTTTGCTAGCAGTGCAAAATTACTGACTTTACATGCTTGGTACACTTATTTCTTTCAAcactttttaatctaaaaattgcctaatatgttatattatgataataacaatcattaaaactaataattatttttaatatgacttAAAATGGGAATTACTTGTATTCATTTTGTGATTGAAAACCAGTATCATTACTAATCTAAATGTCCtttggtttttaatttcatatcacATGTTTTTGGATGCCTTACaaagttaaatattgtaatagcaatgaattatttaatttgttcagCTCTGTTGGTAAGCTACTACTATTTagtgaaaatgaataaatgtctaaatatttattacctcTGCAAATTCTTTTGATTGtctttggaactctggagaatcATTTTCTGCAACTGCTACTAGTGCCTTACAGCCAATACTCTTGGCTACAGATAATTTGTTTGTTGCATTAATTAAAGGGCTGTATTGTTCAATTTCAgttctgaaacaaaatttcaagttttattttttaatcaagtgaTACTTTTTAGGTAGTTTAATTAAGTCTTTCACTAACCGAtacaaatttcaaattgttttttaaggcAATTTTTCAACAATGTCTTTTCTCTTTGAATTCTACATCGATGtgcttttattctttttcttattctttcgCATACACTTTTTATAGCATTAAGTGAAAAATCTtggaaatttatctttataaaaaattgagaaagatggggttttatatttatttctctttattattgaGAAAGTTAGGGCTTTGTCCCTGTTATGGAGTTAGTTAGGTTCATGTCAGATCAGTATCATAATTATAAACTCAAAACACTGACAGTTAGGTAACTTCAGTACACCattgatttgaaattatatataaattacattttgttttttaagtgttcattacaaatatgcaaattaaatctTTAGAAGATTTGGTAGTAATTACTGTTGTCACTGTTCTTGGTGAATATCATTAATCTGTGTGACGTTCCTTGTAAGTTTCCTTTTTATACTTATGTATTTGGATTTTTAGGCATTATTAATCTATTATCATAGGTAATaactgtgtttattttaatttaaagattaacattccaatttttttatctttagttactttattttagtatttatctttattttagtaTTCAAACCACAAAAGTGTCATATAATTTGATTTGTTGTgtcatttcttttcttaatttaaaatgctTTCCCGGAAagttagtattaaaaaatgtttaacctatCGGAATTTAGTTTCCATATGTAAAAGATGTTTTCCCAcacaaattgtaaattttacttaccttacatttttctttgaagtttttgttaaaaaaaattcatattaagtgagtaaattgtaaaaaatactattttttatttattgctattgtTTCAGTATTAGACATGCTAAACATATCAATGAAGTACACAGAACATTACCAGCAACTGAaatgatagatgaaaaaatatcagatcttTGCTGACAATTGAATCTTTACCAATTGTTCTGTGTTAATAGGAAGTAGGTTCCTTACaaatattttaggttaaaaattaacTCACAATTAAAGTAGATTTGCCCTGCAACTTTCATTAAAGTTAACTCTGCTACTCTTGTGTGATTCACAAATGAATGTCACTACAGACACAAATCAGAATTATTGACTATTTGTAtccaattttgaataaaatgtaaggataaaaaatatttcttagtaacaattttggttttatgttgttagatttctatattttttgtattcatatgatgcttaaataagatttttcagttaattttaatacaCATCAATGGATATTTTGTATACCTTATCAGGTAGGAAggtagctaaaaaaaattataacagtaatttcTTTAGGAAttattaatatctaaacaaaccttttttttacatatgaaggCAGTAGGATATTTTTTGTATACCTATTACTGTAAACTATGTTATTAAATTGGTTCacgtatgaatattaaataatgtcaACCATGTTTAGAAAATAGATGGATTATTTAGTTTGTGTTACTGACACACAGTCTAATAAGTTTGACGTCAGAAAAGACATCTGGCCTTGgaaaacatgaatttaaaacataaaaattaacattaaaaaagaaaaattgtaaaaatctttcattttattttatttaatgagagaAGACCCTCTAAGTTTAAACAAACTTACGTTGAAAATTTTtactagtattataaaaattatggataaaacaAGGTCAGTCATGGgtaaaaatatctcaatccaGGGCCTGTTGCAAATTGGGCAGTATCTGTAACAATTTGATAAAAGTGTCTAagcatatttctaaaaaaatgtattgttttgtgCATgttcaaaagttttctttttatattgattttagtaGCATCAACTGCTATGGACATTGTCCATTAATAAATGTTAGTAGCTCGTTGTGAAATTGGACccagtgttgttttttttgttttctgttttttattttaatataactaatctAATAAACTTGGCTTCAACTGCTGgagttttattcttaatttggATGCTTTAATTTCTAGGATGCTACTACTTCAGTCTTTCCAGTTTCTTTTAAAGAACAAGGTTACAAGGATGTGTAGTTTATCATTTTAGCCAGGATTTTTATCAAAGaattatcttttttccttttgaataaaaaaagtagatgagcttttttgattttatatgaaacaaagctacatgtaaaatgtttaattgattattttattatatatgttttttttattttttacttcaggtTGGTGATTTGAAGCAACTGAACAATGAAGCAGTTTAATTTTCGCCCAGCTGGTATGTCCAGTGATGAAGATTCAGATGATGGTATAGAGTTTTCAATGGCTCATGAAAAAAATTCACGCAGTGCAAAAACTTTTAATCAGCCAAAATTAACACCAGAAGAGCAGTTGTTTAATGCTGTTAAAAGTGAAGATCTACCtaaaataaaagagttaattaaTGATGgtgttaatataaattgtattgaTGGAGGTTGGACACCACTGATGTATGCTTGTTTTCAAGGATTTCCTGATGTATTAGAAGTACTACTTAAAAATGGAgccaatttaaattttcataaagatttttttacaccACTCATGGCTGTTTGTTCTAATGCAACTGGGTCAAGAAGTAAACAATATACATgtgttgaaatattattaaaccttAATGTTGATATTGATGCAGCAGATCGTTTTAGATCTACAGCATTGATGCTTGCTGCAAAAGAAGGACTGACtacaattgtgaaaaaatttattgaacatggttgtaatattgataaaatagatAAAGAAGGCTGGACTGCTTTGTTTCATGCTGTaagtcaaaacaaaataaaaattgttgaactACTGCTTGATGCTGGTGCAAGTATAAAGACACAAGATCTAAGAGGACGAACAGTTTATGACTTGGCAATGATTAAAGGATTTGAAGAAATAGCTGAAAAAGTCATGATAAAAGAAACAACTGAAGAACaagatatattgtttaatattcctCCAGTTATAACTGTAAAACAAATGTTGAATGAATTACCGAGTAAAAATTCTGGAGAAAATCCTGGCTTTCCTTCTgatgtttacaatttattatctGGGATGAATTTACAGTCATATGcagaatgtttttacaaaaataatatacaattaggagattttttgattataaatgatgaaaaattgaaagaaattgatGTAAGATTTTCAGCCCACAGAAGACAAATTTTAGAATCATTAAAACGGTTTCATTTGCATCGTTGGCAGAAATCTTCATTAGGATTAAAACCgaaaaatgaaagaattgatTTAGTAGATGGTGTAAAATTGGTCGGAAATGCAATCAGACAACTCTTTGTTTTACAGTCATCTATATTGTATTTACAGATAAATAGGCcaaaaacaaaactgacaaatgaattaaaaaagattgttaaaaatacaattcatgaAACTCATCTATTACAGAAAGAATTAATTATACTGAGTGaatttggtaaacatattgatcttGTACAAAAAGTAAGATCAGTTGATCTAATCAAGCCTGAAGaacgaaataaagtaaaattagaaaagattattaaatttggaATTGCATTGTTTTTTGGTGGGataattatttggaaaaagaAAGCATATTGTCTCTCTtttctaaaagtttattaattttatttttgtttcgacTTTAAtcagttcatttacatttttttatttaaataaaattacatttaaaaattatgtattttcacgtatattttactattaattaagaATACAATGCATAATAGCAGCATTAAACATTAATTGTAATTGTCCTTCTTTACAATAATAATCAATCAgtgtaataatacaattttttttgtaattgttaggtTATTaagtattatcataaaaaaattcagagtTTCAAATCTGACTTACTAATTGGTTCTTAATTTGTATTTCTTGTTgtgaaatttgttaattattaagtgATTCTCAACATAGTTTAAAACAT
This DNA window, taken from Lycorma delicatula isolate Av1 chromosome 7, ASM4794821v1, whole genome shotgun sequence, encodes the following:
- the LOC142327259 gene encoding uncharacterized protein LOC142327259 isoform X2, yielding MKQFNFRPAGMSSDEDSDDGIEFSMAHEKNSRSAKTFNQPKLTPEEQLFNAVKSEDLPKIKELINDGVNINCIDGGWTPLMYACFQGFPDVLEVLLKNGANLNFHKDFFTPLMAVCSNATGSRSKQYTCVEILLNLNVDIDAADRFRSTALMLAAKEGLTTIVKKFIEHGCNIDKIDKEGWTALFHAVSQNKIKIVELLLDAGASIKTQDLRGRTVYDLAMIKGFEEIAEKVMIKETTEEQDILFNIPPVITVKQMLNELPSKNSGENPGFPSDVYNLLSGMNLQSYAECFYKNNIQLGDFLIINDEKLKEIDVRFSAHRRQILESLKRFHLHRWQKSSLGLKPKNERIDLVDGVKLVGNAIRQLFVLQSSILYLQINRPKTKLTNELKKIVKNTIHETHLLQKELIILSEFGKHIDLVQKVRSVDLIKPEERNKVKLEKIIKFGIALFFGGIIIWKKKAYCLSFLKVY